One part of the Melospiza melodia melodia isolate bMelMel2 chromosome 3, bMelMel2.pri, whole genome shotgun sequence genome encodes these proteins:
- the LOC134416589 gene encoding transmembrane protease serine 9-like, which translates to MNWLGLLVLLTMAGLSHGTWDNCGGICGLRPPQSVNSPMAYSYGNVAYDYGMTRVVGGAGAAEAAWPWIVSIQHPWIPGLGHLCGGSLISPDWVLTAAHCFDDMSNASLVYVVIGATRFTQPGPGAAVRNVKQVVVHQDYNPNDFSFDIALMQLDHPVQCNSYIQLACVAEPTLRVSELINCWIAGWGSTVARSEGTTPDLLQEAKVQLIDLQLCNSSDWYGGKLYTHQLCAGYPQGGIDTCQGDSGGPLMCQDNNADHWWVVGITSWGYGCARAMQPGVYSSTKYFFDWIDYNMRVNAMKNMNWLGLFVLLTMAGLAQSQYTCGGSCGYRPVAYSYGNVAYDYGMTRIVGGAGSAVAEWPWLVSIQHPWVPGTKHWCGGSLITGDWVLTAAHCFDKFDNFSLLYVVIGATNLYQLGPGAQVRSVKKVVMHRDYKRKDMSYDIALIQLERPVLCSAYVQLACLAEPTLRVSELRNCWVAGWGATTARSVDQPAHLQQAKVQLIDLQLCNSSDWYPGGVYSYNLCAGYPEGTIDSCKGDSGGPLMCQDNNAAYWWVIGITSWGKGCARPKQPGVYTSVQHFYNWIDYNMRVNAMKSAP; encoded by the exons ATGAATTGGCTCGGCCTCCTCGTCCTGCTGACCATGGCCGGGCTGTCGCATGGGACATGGGACAACTGCGG AGGAATCTGCGGACTCCGACCTCCGCAATCTGTAAACAGCCCCATGGCTTATTCCTACGGCAATGTGGCTTATGACTATGGCATGACACGTGTCGTGGGTGGTGCCGGTGCCGCGGAAGCAGCTTGGCCCTGGATCGTCAGCATCCAGCATCCATGGATACCAGGCCTGGGGCATCTGTGTGGAGGTTCTCTGATCAGTCCAGATTGGGTCCTCACAGCAGCCCACTGCTTTGATGATATGAG TAATGCCAGCTTGGTCTACGTGGTGATTGGGGCCACCCGGTTCACTCAGccgggccctggggctgcagtgCGCAATGTGAAGCAGGTGGTGGTACACCAGGACTACAACCCTAATGACTTTAGCTTCGACATTGCCCTGATGCAATTGGACCACCCTGTCCAGTGCAATTCCTACATCCAGCTGGCCTGTGTGGCTGAACCCACCCTAAGAGTCTCAGAGCTCATCAACTGCTGGATTGCTGGCTGGGGTTCCACTGTTGCAAGAT CGGAAGGTACTACACCTGATCTCCTCCAggaggccaaggtccagctcatCGATCTCCAGCTCTGCAACAGCAGTGACTGGTACGGAGGGAAACTCTACACCCACCAACTGTGTGCTGGTTACCCACAGGGTGGCATCGACACCTGCCAG ggTGACAGCGGTGGTCCTCTCATGTGCCAGGACAACAACGCTGACCACTGGTGGGTTGTCGGAATCACCAGCTGGGGATATGGCTGTGCCAGAGCAATGCAGCCTGGAGTCTACAGCTCCACTAAGTACTTCTTTGACTGGATTGATTACAATATGCGTGTAAATGCAATGAAAA ACATGAATTGGCTCGGCCTCTTCGTCCTGCTGACCATGGCcgggctggcacagagccagtaCACCTGCGG AGGGAGCTGTGGGTACCGACCTGTGGCTTATTCCTACGGCAATGTGGCTTATGACTACGGCATGACACGCATCGTGGGTGGTGCTGGTTCCGCAGTAGCAGAATGGCCCTGGCTCGTCAGCATCCAGCACCCATGGGTACCAGGCACAAAACATTGGTGTGGAGGTTCCCTCATCACTGGAGATTGGGTCCTCACAGCAGCCCACTGCTTCGATAAATTTGA TAACTTCAGCCTGCTGTATGTGGTGATTGGGGCCACCAACTTGTATCAGCTAGGCCCTGGGGCACAAGTGCGCAGTGTCAAGAAGGTGGTGATGCACCGCGACTACAAGCGTAAAGACATGAGCTACGACATTGCGCTGATTCAATTGGAACGTCCTGTCCTGTGCAGTGCCTACGTCCAGCTGGCCTGTCTGGCTGAACCCACCCTAAGAGTCTCAGAGCTGAGAAACTGCTGGGTTGCTGGCTGGGGGGCCACTACTGCAAGAA GTGTAGATCAACCTGCTCACCTTcagcaggccaaggtccagctcatCGATCTCCAGCTCTGCAACAGCAGTGACTGGTACCCAGGAGGAGTCTATTCCTACAACTTGTGTGCTGGTTACCCAGAGGGCACCATTGATTCCTGCAAG ggTGACAGCGGTGGTCCTCTCATGTGCCAGGACAACAACGCTGCCTACTGGTGGGTCATTGGAATCACCAGCTGGGGAAAAGGCTGTGCCAGACCAAAGCAGCCTGGAGTCTACACCTCCGTTCAGCACTTCTATAACTGGATTGATTACAATATGCGTGTAAATGCAATGAAAAGTGCTCCTTGA